The region CCGTAATAAGGAACGCGACTATAGCTGTAATCCCAAACATCTTCTAAGGCTTCTGTGTTGTGCTGCATGTTCGGATATTCACCGTAACAGATAAAACCGCCACTGGTTACAGAAGGATAAGGCTGTTCAAAATCAATCTTGTCGAAAGGATTTACTTTCTTTTCTACATCTAAGTGGAAGCTATTGGTGTAGTAACCTTTATCAGTTACGCCCTCAATCACCCCAAACTTTTTAGCGTCTAAGCGGCAGAAGCGATCGCATAAGTTTTCGCTTGGCGTGCTATATAAGCTGAACGCGTAACCACTTTCTTTTTCCCAACGTAAAGTGGCTTGTTTTAAGGCAGTCACGATGCCGATAGCTTTTTGTTGTAGCTGTTTGCTGTCGTAAACGTGGTCGCTGTTTTCGTATAGAGCATTTACGGTTTCATGTAAGCCAATGTAACCTAATGAAATTGACGCTCGGCCATTCTCAAAGATTTTCGACACATCATCTTCGGCATTTAAACGCACACCACAAGCACCTTCCATATATAGGATTGGAGCAACCTTTGCCTTCACACCTTTTAGGCGAGAAATACGACTATCTAATCCGTGTTTCGCTACGCTTAAACGCTGATCGAGAAGTTCGAAGAAGCGTTGCTCATCACCTTTGGCCTCTATGGCGATGCGCGGTAGGTTTAAGCTGACCACACCAAGGTTATTACGACCATCATGAATGTCTTTACCTTCTTCTTGGTAGTGACCTAAGAAACTACGACACCCCATTGGGGTTTTAAATGAGCCCGTTACTTCGACAACTTTGTCGTAGTTTAGGATATCCGGATACATGCGTTTAGAAGCACATTCTAATGCCAACTGCTTAATATCGTAGCTTGGATCGGTTTTCTTATGGTTTAAGCCATCTTTAATTGCAAATACAAGTTTAGGGAACACCGCTGTTTTGGCATTTTTGCCTAACCCTGCAATACGATTATCTAGGATTGAACGTTGAATGAGTCGCGAAGCCCAGCAAGAACCCAAGCCAAAACCAAAAGTAACAAATGGTGTTTGCCCATTCGCAGTGTGTAGGGTGTTTACTTCGTACTCTAGAGACTGGAATGCATCGTGACATTCTTTTTCAGTTTGTGCTTTAGCGTAAGCTTCGGCATCCGCTATTTGCCATTTATTCGCAGTAGCTAAGTGCTTTTCGTGACTTTTAGTTACGTAAGGCGACAAAATCTCATCGATGCGATTAATTGTTGTGCCACCATAAATATGACTGGCAACCTGAGCGATGATTTGGGCAGTTACGGCAGTCGCCGTTGAAATTGATTTTGGCGTTTCAATTTCAGCGTTACCCATTTTGAACCCACCGGTTAACATGCCTTCTAAGTCGATAAGCATACAGTTAAACATTGGGAAAAATGGCGCGTAATCTAAATCGTGAAAATGGATTTCGCCTGTTTCGTGTGCCTTTACAACGTCACGCGGAAGTAAGTGAGTTTTTGCGTAGTGCTTTGCCACAATGCCCGCTAATAAATCGCGTTGAGTTGGGATAACCTTGCTGTCTTTGTTAGCATTTTCGTTTAATAGCGCTGCGTTACTTTGCTCAACCAAACCACGGATTTCAGCGTTCAGTACACTACGCTTTTCGCGCGCAACATCACGGTCGTGACGATACTCAATGTAGGCTCTGGCTAAGGTTTTGTTGTCACTTTCCATCAAGTAGTTTTCTACCGAAGATTGGATATCATTGATATCTACTTCAGGTAAGTTCAAAAACTGCTCGGTTACTTTTTGGGTAATTTGTAATGCAACTAGGTTATCCTTAACACCTAAAGCTTCTGCTGCTTTAAGTACTGCATCTACAATCCGCTTTGCGTCGTAAGGTACACGGCTTCCGTCTCGTTTTATCACGACTGTTTTCACGATTTACGCTCCAATTTCACTCACTCACTAAATAAAAAACTGTGGAACCCGCGCCGCTAAAGGCTTCTAACAATGAACTGCTCAAAAATGCGCCCAATGTGATGGTTATCCATATATTGTGGTTAAGGATTTTAGATCCCACTAGATATAGTAGTCGAGAGATTTTAAGGATAAAGCAAATACAAATGATCGAGATCAACCGAAGGGTAAAAAGTAGATTTAATCGCTCAAAAATGATTCACAACTCACAGCAAATTTTTAGCGCCTTTTCCACATTGAAGTCACGGTTGTTATACGTACCACAAACAAGGATAATAGCGGCTCGTTCCGCTGCATCTTATTTAAATGACTGAATATTTGTTATTATTAATCAGTACCGTACTGGTTAACAATTTTGTGCTGGTTAAGTTTTTGGGTCTATGCCCATTTATGGGTGTGTCCAGCAAAGTAGAAACCGCTATAGGTATGGCTTTAGCGACCACTTTTGTGCTTACCCTCGCCTCAATGAGTTCTTATCTAGTAGAACAATACATATTGTTGCCACTAGATATTGTGTATCTGCGCACCATGAGCTTTATCTTGGTAATAGCCGTTGTCGTGCAGTTCACTGAGATGTTTGTACAAAAAGCCAGCCCAGCGTTACACCGAGTATTAGGCATTTATCTACCGCTTATCACCTCTAACTGTGCGGTATTAGGCGTGGCGCTATTAAACATTAATGAGCAGCATGATCTATTTGAATCAATTATCTATGGTTTTGGCGCAGCAGCGGGTTTCTCTCTAGTGTTAATTTTGTTCTCAGCAATGCGTGAGCGCTTAGTGGTAGCTGATATACCACTACCGTTTAAGGGTGCGGCGATCGCCATGATCACGGCGGGGCTTATGTCCTTAGCCTTTGTCGGTTTTACTGGATTAATTAAGTAGTATATTTAGATGTTAGAAGCACTCATTGCAATCACCCTGTTAGCCTTAGTCTTCGGTGGAATACTGGGTTATGCAGCTATCAAATATAAAGTTGAAGGCAACCCAATTGCCGACCAAGTGGAAGCATTGCTGCCACAAACACAGTGTGGCCAATGTGGTCATCCTGGTTGTCGCCCTTATGCCGAAGCCATTGCTAATGGTGAAGCTATAAATAAATGCCCACCAGGTGGCGAAGAGACAGTAGTAAAACTAGCAGAATTACTTGGGGTTGAAGCGATCCCTCTGGATGAATCAGCCTTTAAAGAAGATGACCGAAAAAAAGTTGCCTACATCGTAGAAGATGCGTGTATCGGTTGTACCAAGTGTATTCAAGCCTGCCCTGTTGATGCCATTATGGGCGCTAATAAACACATGCACACCGTTATTACTAAAGAGTGTACCGGATGTGAGCTTTGTGTAGCCCCCTGCCCAACCGACTGTATTGAAATGCGCCCGATACCTACAACAACCAAGAACTGGGATTGGAAATTGAACCAAATTGATGTCGCAATCATCGAGGAACAAAAATAGATGGTGGCGTGGTTAGACAAAATTAAGCAGGGTTTTACTTGGAACTACCAAGGCGGTGTTCACCCAGAAACCAAAAAACAGGATATCAACTGTGATAAACCTGAACTTATTAACTTGCCTAAAGAGTTAAGTATACCCGTTCAGCAACACATCGGCAGCGCGGGAAAGTTACTCGTAGAAGTTGGCGAAAAGGTATTACGTGGGCAAGCCTTAACTGAATCTCAGTTCTTTCAAGCACCACCAGTTCATGCCTCACTTTCTGGTGAGATTATCGCGATTGAGCCAAGAGTATCAGCGCATGCTTCAGCCATTCCCGAGTTAAGTGTTGTGATCCGCGTAGATGCAAAGCAACAAGATGCCCAATGGCCAAACCCTCTGCGTGATGAAGAGTTAAGCCCTGAAGCCATTTGCCAACGCGTTCATTTATCAGGAATATCCGGTATGGGTGGCGCAGGCTTCCCTACAGCTTTAAAAATTACACCGCACAAGCCTTTGGATGTACTGATTATAAACGGCGCCGAATGCGAGCCCTATATATCAGCAGACGATTGTTTAATGCAGAACTATGCCGCTGAAATTATTGGTGGTGTTGCTTTACTGCAAAAAGTACTCAAGCCAGCGCTTACCATTGTTGCAGTCGAAGATGATAAACCTAAAGCCATTAAAGCCTTAGAAGCCGCTAGCACACAAGATATCATCATCCGAAGCATTCCCACCAAATACCCTTCTGGTGGCGAAAAACAACTTATTCAAGTACTTACTGGAAAAGAAGTTAAGGCTAATCAGCTACCGATTGACTTGGGCATGCTGGTGCAAAATGTAGGTACTGCTTACGCCGTACATCGCGCAGTCACACTTGGCGAACCTTTAATATCCCGAATAGTCACACTCGCAGGTGATCTTGTAACAAGCCCAAGCAATTACTGGGTACCAATTGGCACAGCAGTAAACGATGTGATCAGCAAAAAGCTGCAGGGTGAACATAACGCACCTACCATCATGGGCGGCTCAATGATGGGCTTCATGCTGCCTAACAACCAAGCACCGGTGGTTAAAACAACCAACTGCTTAATTGTTAATAATCCAATGGCAGCTGACAATGAGTCACCGTGTATTCGTTGTGGCGAATGTGCTCAAGCCTGCCCAATGGGGTTGCTACCTCAGCAGTTGTATTGGTATGCCAAAGGCGATGAGCTGAACAAAGCGCGTAACTTCAATATGATGGACTGCATTGAATGTGGAGCCTGTGCCTTTGTGTGTCCAAGCGAAATTTCTTTGGTGCAACACTACCGAACAGCAAAAGCCAAAATACGCAGTGAAGATTTAGCGCAAAAAGAAGCAGATATAGCCAAACAGCGCTTTGATGCTCGCCAAGCGCGTTTAGAAAAGGACAAGTTAGAACGCAAAGCAAAACATCAACAAGCTGCTTTACGTCGACAAGCTCAAGCAGAAGACAGTGCTAAGCAAAATAAACCTGATCCCGTTGCTGCAGCATTAGCAAGAGTAAAAAACAAACAAGCCGGTAGCCCAGCAGCTAAACAAGATGAAACCGGTGAATGGGTACCAGATAACCAAGCGGCGATTGCTGCTCGTGAAGCTCTTAAAGCTGAAAGAAGAGCTAAGCGAGACGACGAAAGCAAAACTAGCCCTAACCCAGCGGTCGCGGCAGCTATCGCGCGCGCAAAAGCCAAGAAGCAACAAGGTCAAGAATCCGAAACTACTGCAGTTGAAGGCGAAGGTAGCAAATCTAGTAACCCTGCTGTGGCTGCCGCCATCGCAAGGGCTAAAGCGAAGAAGGCTGAAGCTCAACAACAAACAGAGCCCACTACCGCTACTAATCCAGCCGTGGCCGCTGCGGTAGCACGAGCGAAAGCAAAAAAACAAGCTAGCCAAGAAGCAAGTACAGACCAAACTGGCGACAGTTTAAATAAGCCTGCAGCAAAATCTTCAGCAAACCCAGCTGTTGCTGCAGCAATAGCCAGAGCTAAAGCCAAAAAAGCAGCGCTAGCTGAATCTGAGGAAGTTAATGAGTTAGCTAGCAAGACTAACAACAAGGATGATGAAGCCTTTGAGTCCACTTCTGCTGGCGGTGAAGCTGTTCAACAAAACACACTGAGTGATGGAAGTGCTAATGCTAGCGATAGCAAGTCTAAGGCTATAGCCGCAGCAGTTGCCAAAGCTAAAGCCCAAAAGGCCAATATCGCCGATACAGTAGCTGATACAAACTCAAGCCCAGAAAAACCAGCTAAAAAAGTTAACCCCGCGGTTGCCGCGGCAGTTGCTCGCGCTAAAGCTAAAAAGCTCGCAGAACAACAGCGCGAAGAGAAAGACACAAATGAATAGCACTAACATAAAAAGCTCTCCTTTCGTTAGAAAGCCCCTAAAAACCAAAACATTGATGTTTTGGGTGATTCTTTGCCTTTTGCCAGGTTTATTAGTTCAAAGTTTTCATTTTGGAATAGGCACCTTAATACAAGTAATGCTCGCATCAACCGTAGCGGTGTTGAGTGAAACCTTAGTGCTTATCTTGCGCAAGCGACCAATATGGCCAACCATAAGTGACAACAGTGCATTGGTCACCGGCATTTTAATTGGGTTAGCACTTCCAGCCTATGCTCCTTGGTGGATAGCGCTGATCGGTACTTTCTTTGCGATAGTTGTTGTAAAGCATTTGTATGGCGGGCTTGGACATAATATTTTTAATCCAGCTATGGCTGCATACGTGTTGTTGCTGGTGTCTTTTCCGGTAACCATGACAAGCTGGATGCCGCCGCAGAGCTTGTTAGTTGAGAGCTTGTCTAGCATCGATGGTTTTTCGCTAATTTTTAACGGTTTTACTGTAGACGGTTTTAGCATTAAACAAATTGCTAGCATCGATGGTCACACCATAGCTACGCCTCTTGATGAGATGAAAACACAACTCACTTTAGGTTTTACTTCTACTGAAATTTCTAGCCATGAGATCTACAGCGGCTTTGCAGGTATTGGTTGGCAATGGATTAACGTAGCCTACTTAGCAGGTGGTTTAGCACTAATTTACTTAAAAGTAATTCGCTGGCATATTCCTTTGGCTTTTGTAGGGACTCTTTTTGTTTTGAGTCTGCTTTCTGCTGCTATCAATCCTGACCATTCTATTCCTGTGTTGCTACAACTATTTTCTGGCGCAACCATGATTGGCGCATTTTTCATACTAACCGACCCAGTAAGCGCAGCAACTAGCAACCTAGGCAGAATGATATATGCAAGCTTAGTTGCACTATTAGTATTTGTGATCAGGAATTATGGCGGCTACCCAGACGCAATCGCCTTTGCAGTTTTGCTCGCCAATATGGCAGTGCCAATGATAGATCACTTCACCAAACCCCGCGTATATGGTTACGGCGAAGGAAGTAGCAATGACAACTAAACGCCAATCAATGACAAAAAACGCGGCGATGTTGGCCTTGTTCGCCTTTGCCTGCACTTTGTTAGTTGTCATCGTTAACTACTTCACAGAGCCAAGAATTGAACAACAAGTTAAAGCTCAACTGATTAGATCAACCAATGAAGTCTTATCAGAAGAATTGGCCACTAGCGATTATCAGCAACGGTGTTTAATCGTTAAAGAACCCCAGTTTTTAGGTAGCGATAAAGACCAAACCATTCGACTCATTGAGTTAAACCAAGTTACAGCTGCATATGTTTACCAGACTATCGCCCCAGATGGTTACAGCGGTCAAATTCGCCTGCTAGTAGGCTTAAACGCAGACTCAACGATTAGCGGAGTTCGTGTAGTACAACACAACGAAACACCGGGTTTAGGTGATAAAGTAGAAACTCGAAAGTCTGATTGGATTTACCAGTTTAACGGCCAAGGCCTGATAGATGAAAAAGATTCTCGCTGGGCCGTAAAAAAAGACGGCGGCCAATTTGACGCCTTTACTGGCGCCACAATTACACCACGCGCCGTGGTAAAAGCAGTCAAAAACGTATTAATTTATCACGCCAAAAATCAGCAAAGCATTAATGACAATGCTACAGATTGTTAAAGGAATATTTGATGAGCGAATATAAGCAATTAGCTTGGCAAGGCCTTTGGAAAAACAATCCTGGATTAGTTCAGCTGCTAGGCTTGTGCCCTCTGCTTGCTGTTACCTCTACGGTAACTAATGCGCTTGGCTTGGGTGTAGCAACCATGCTGGTACTGATTGCCTCAAACACAACGGTATCACTGATTCGTAAATGGGTAGCTAAAGAGATCCGCATTCCAGTATTTGTTATGGTGATTGCATCCTTTGTTACCTGCATACAACTGTTGATGAATGCTTATACCTATGGCTTGTATCAAAACTTGGGGATATTCATTCCCCTCATTGTGACCAACTGTATCATTATTGGCAGGGCCGAGGCGTTTGCTGCGCGTAACAGCGTTAAGCCAGCGGCATTTGATGGATTAATGATGGGTCTAGGTTTTGGACTTGTGCTAGTAGCGGTTGGCGCTATTCGAGAGTTATTAGGCAATGGCAGTTTGTTTTACGGAATTGAGCTGCTGCTGGGCGAATGGTCATCCTTCTTATATGTTCAAATCGTCGATTTTAACGAACACTTTTTAGTTGCGATTCTTCCTCCTGGCGCATTTTTGGTAATGGGTTTTATCATCGCCCTAAAAAATGTGATTGATAACAAAGCTAAAGCCAAACAAGCATCAGCAGAACCACTTTCAGATAGTACTCAAAGCGCATGAACAAACAAAAACGTTTAGAAATACTTACTCGTCTTAGAGATAACAACCCTCACCCAACCACTGAGCTAAACTTCTCTAGTCCTTTTGAGTTGCTCGCAGCAGTTTTATTATCAGCGCAAGCCACAGATGTGTCGGTAAACAAAGCAACCGATAAACTCTACCCGGTTGCTAACACGCCTCAAGCCATTTTTGATTTAGGTGTAGATGAGCTAAAAAGCTACATTAAAACCATTGGCTTGTTTAACTCGAAAGCTGAAAACTTAATTAAAACCTGCAAAATTCTCCTGGAACAACACGGCGGTGAAGTTCCAGAAAGCCGAGAAGCCTTAGAAGCGCTGCCAGGCGTAGGAAGGAAAACTGCCAACGTAGTGCTAAACACCGCGTTCGGTTGGCCAACCATCGCTGTGGACACCCACATCGACCGCGTATCTAATCGCACCAAATTCGCCATGGGTAAAAACGTGGTTGAAGTTGAAAATAAACTTTTAAAAGTCGTTCCAAAAGAATTTAAAGTCGATGTACACCACTGGCTTATTTTGCATGGCCGTTATACTTGTGTTGCACGTAAACCGCGTTGCGGCTCATGCATTATTGAAGATTTATGTGAGTATAAAGATAAAGTCGACTAAATGTAGTGCCTGAGTTGTATCAACAAAATATCGGTCTGTTAGATAAGGTGGTAGACCCATTTCAAGTGCAGTTTTCGCCAACGCTCGCTACGACTCTTAATAAAAAATGAATTCTGATTCAATTGAATGCCCATTTATCTAAGCCATTAAACATAATAGATTTGCTCTCAAGTTAGTCGGGAATTCCCAATTACAAAATCAGGAGAGCGTAAATGAAAAATGCCGCAATAAGCCTAAATAGTGAACTTGAAAAAGCTCGCGCACTAACACTCCCCTCAAGGCAAGACATGCTTGCGCGTTCACCTTCTGTGCAGTCATTTTGGATTAACAACCAACAGCTGCTCGCTAATGCATGGAGTGAATGGGAACAATCTAGCAGTGGCTCAATACTTGTTTCTGGCGAATCTCTACTAGATGAAAAATTACAAAGCGCTGTAAATACGGCTTGGCAAGATCCAACAACCGAAATCCTAGTTAAAGATTTGTGGGAAGAGGCAGCTCCTGGTGTATACACTGCGCAGTTTTTTAGCCCTGAAAAACTAAGCGAGTTACGCCAATACTTAGATAGTGTAGCCACTGCGGATATACCTTTAAGACCGCCCTATGGAATAGTACTGAATCGACATGGCGCGATGCTTGACGAACGATCAGAAGGTTATCTTGCCGCTCCAAGTTTTCAGGCGTTTTACCGAGTATTACTGGACAAATACATGCGCCCGATTGCGCGCCTGTTGTTTCCAGAAATATATGGCTACGACAACCAAACTTTTGGTTTTTCTATTCAGTGGCAAGCTGGAATGGACACATCTCTGCGCCTTCATACCGATGCGTCCTCGGTAACAATGAATATTAATATGAATTTACCGGATGAAAAGTTTACCGGTTCAGAAGTTGATTTTTACGACCCAATCACAGGAAGCTTTAAAAGGCTATCATTTGAGCCAGGAACAGCAATGATTCATCGGGGCAATATTGCGCACGCTTCTCAGCCAATACGAAGCGGTGAACGTTCTAACATGGTGCTTTGGTTGTACGGAGACCGAATGCAAACGCCCATTGCTTATAACCAAGCTGATCCAGTATCTGCGAGGCAACGTTGGAGTACTCCAACAGCACCGCGAGACAGAAGTGCGCCTTTCTAAAGTTGATCAAAAAGGTAGAGCTAGTCGCTCTACCTTTTTTCTATAACAGGTCTTTACCCAGTGAGATAACTACTCTTCGGTTTCGCTCTCGGCCCATGGTATTGTCGTTACGCGCAACGTGCCTGCGTTCACCATGTCCAGAAACTTCAATAACACTTTCATCTAAGCCGCCAGACTTAAAGTAATCTCTTACCATGTTCGCGCGCTTTTCAGAGAGTTCTTGGTTAATCCACTTACCGCCGTAACTATCGGTATAGGCGTCTACCAACACTACATCTATCTCTGGGTCATGCTTAACGTAGTCACCAATTAGCTGTAAGCGCTTCTTCGAACGAGGTGTTAACTCATTGCTATTTGACTGGTAGGTTAAAACGGTAAACGCGATGTCATCAAATGAATAAGGTAATAAGCGACCTACACACTTTAGGAAATCGTTGTATTGAGTTTTAAAGTTAATCGAGGATATTCCAACCGCAGTTGTATTATTGCTCGCGTACCAATCGTTAAAGTAAAAGGTAGGGACATTACCGTCTTCTAGCTCACTCAGCATCTGCCAAGCGGGTTGAGCATTTACGTAACCGTCGAATTGCTGATAGAAAGACAACTCGCTAATCCGTTTAGAGCTTGCGCCGGGCTTCCATTGGGGAGGAACACTGCGTAAGGAGACTTGATGAGTCTCTGCGGAAATCTTGTACATGTCTAAGTAAAAATCTAGATTTACATTTTTAGATGACCGGCTAATGAAACTCGCAACACCAAAAGATGGAATGAAATGATCCATTCTACATTCAATAGGGGTTTTGTTTGATACCACCCAAGTTGAGTCATCTAACGATGCTGAATAGTTGCGCACGTTTGCATGGGCAGACATGACGCTTAATGCCAAAGGCAGCAATAAGTAATGTTTCATTAGCAGAAATCCTCTCTTCTCCATAAATTATCGGCATCTAGGCGATAATCTTTAAAGCAAATTAGCGATTCTTTGCAGCTTTTGTAATAATGCGCGCTTCAAATATTACTTACCCACATTATGACCATTACTGAACTCACGACCGAATTAATGTCTAGTAGATTTCGCGGCTACTACCCAGTAGTTATCGACATAGAAACCGCTGGCTTTAACGCTAAAACAGATGCCTTATTAGAGATCGCAGCCGTTTTGCTAAGTTTTAACCAACAAGGCGAATTGCATGTACTGGAAACGATCCAGTTTAATGTGGAGCCTTTTGAAGGCGCTAACTTAGAACAAGCCGCATTAGAGTTTACCGGGATAGACCCAAACAACCCTTTGCGTGGTGCGGTAAGCGAAGACTTTGCTTTGAAAGAAATGTTTAAGCCAATACGCAAGGCATTAAAAGCCCATGGTTGTAACAGAGCAGTGATGGTGGCTCACAATGCAGCCTTTGACATGGGATTTTTTAACGCAGCGGTAGAGCGTTGTAATATTAAGCGTAATCCATTCCACCCTTTTGTAAGCTTTGATACTACCAGTATAAGTGCCCTAGCCTTGGGTCAAACTGTATTGGCCAAGGCTTGTAAAGAAGCGGGCTTAGAATTTAGCAACGAAGAAGCACACTCTGCGCTATACGACGCGCAAAAAACAGCAGAGCTGTTTTGTCTAATCGTTAACAAGTGGAAAACTCTTGGCGGTTGGCCGCTACCCACACCAGACCAAGATGAGAATCATTAAGTGATGATTGCTAATCCAGTTGTATTGTCGGTGTGCTTAATGCTGATACTAAGTTTACTTAGAGTAAATGTAGTATTGGCTTTATCGGTAAGTGGAATCATCGGTGGACTTTTGTCTGATCTCAGCCTAAATGAAACCATAGCGGCGTTTGAAGCGGGCTTAGGTGATGGAGCAAAAATTGCCTTAAGTTATGCTCTGCTAGGAGCATTTGCAGTAGCCATTGCAAGAAGTGGCTTAACAGATATTATCACCGGAAAAATTGTAAGCACAGTGAAGCTTCATAAAGAGCAGCATCTTTCATTGGTTAAATGGCTAATGCTTGCAGCTATTATTTTGATGGCGGTAAGCTCGCAAAACTTAGTACCGGTGCACATTGCCTTTATTCCGATACTCATCCCACCGTTACTAGCGGTTTTTAATCAGCTAAATATGGACCGCAGAATCATTGCTTGCTGCATCACCTTCGGCTTG is a window of Agarivorans sp. Alg241-V36 DNA encoding:
- the rsxD gene encoding electron transport complex subunit RsxD gives rise to the protein MNSTNIKSSPFVRKPLKTKTLMFWVILCLLPGLLVQSFHFGIGTLIQVMLASTVAVLSETLVLILRKRPIWPTISDNSALVTGILIGLALPAYAPWWIALIGTFFAIVVVKHLYGGLGHNIFNPAMAAYVLLLVSFPVTMTSWMPPQSLLVESLSSIDGFSLIFNGFTVDGFSIKQIASIDGHTIATPLDEMKTQLTLGFTSTEISSHEIYSGFAGIGWQWINVAYLAGGLALIYLKVIRWHIPLAFVGTLFVLSLLSAAINPDHSIPVLLQLFSGATMIGAFFILTDPVSAATSNLGRMIYASLVALLVFVIRNYGGYPDAIAFAVLLANMAVPMIDHFTKPRVYGYGEGSSNDN
- the rsxC gene encoding electron transport complex subunit RsxC; the encoded protein is MVAWLDKIKQGFTWNYQGGVHPETKKQDINCDKPELINLPKELSIPVQQHIGSAGKLLVEVGEKVLRGQALTESQFFQAPPVHASLSGEIIAIEPRVSAHASAIPELSVVIRVDAKQQDAQWPNPLRDEELSPEAICQRVHLSGISGMGGAGFPTALKITPHKPLDVLIINGAECEPYISADDCLMQNYAAEIIGGVALLQKVLKPALTIVAVEDDKPKAIKALEAASTQDIIIRSIPTKYPSGGEKQLIQVLTGKEVKANQLPIDLGMLVQNVGTAYAVHRAVTLGEPLISRIVTLAGDLVTSPSNYWVPIGTAVNDVISKKLQGEHNAPTIMGGSMMGFMLPNNQAPVVKTTNCLIVNNPMAADNESPCIRCGECAQACPMGLLPQQLYWYAKGDELNKARNFNMMDCIECGACAFVCPSEISLVQHYRTAKAKIRSEDLAQKEADIAKQRFDARQARLEKDKLERKAKHQQAALRRQAQAEDSAKQNKPDPVAAALARVKNKQAGSPAAKQDETGEWVPDNQAAIAAREALKAERRAKRDDESKTSPNPAVAAAIARAKAKKQQGQESETTAVEGEGSKSSNPAVAAAIARAKAKKAEAQQQTEPTTATNPAVAAAVARAKAKKQASQEASTDQTGDSLNKPAAKSSANPAVAAAIARAKAKKAALAESEEVNELASKTNNKDDEAFESTSAGGEAVQQNTLSDGSANASDSKSKAIAAAVAKAKAQKANIADTVADTNSSPEKPAKKVNPAVAAAVARAKAKKLAEQQREEKDTNE
- the rsxG gene encoding electron transport complex subunit RsxG, with amino-acid sequence MTTKRQSMTKNAAMLALFAFACTLLVVIVNYFTEPRIEQQVKAQLIRSTNEVLSEELATSDYQQRCLIVKEPQFLGSDKDQTIRLIELNQVTAAYVYQTIAPDGYSGQIRLLVGLNADSTISGVRVVQHNETPGLGDKVETRKSDWIYQFNGQGLIDEKDSRWAVKKDGGQFDAFTGATITPRAVVKAVKNVLIYHAKNQQSINDNATDC
- the nth gene encoding endonuclease III, with protein sequence MNKQKRLEILTRLRDNNPHPTTELNFSSPFELLAAVLLSAQATDVSVNKATDKLYPVANTPQAIFDLGVDELKSYIKTIGLFNSKAENLIKTCKILLEQHGGEVPESREALEALPGVGRKTANVVLNTAFGWPTIAVDTHIDRVSNRTKFAMGKNVVEVENKLLKVVPKEFKVDVHHWLILHGRYTCVARKPRCGSCIIEDLCEYKDKVD
- a CDS encoding 2OG-Fe(II) oxygenase, encoding MKNAAISLNSELEKARALTLPSRQDMLARSPSVQSFWINNQQLLANAWSEWEQSSSGSILVSGESLLDEKLQSAVNTAWQDPTTEILVKDLWEEAAPGVYTAQFFSPEKLSELRQYLDSVATADIPLRPPYGIVLNRHGAMLDERSEGYLAAPSFQAFYRVLLDKYMRPIARLLFPEIYGYDNQTFGFSIQWQAGMDTSLRLHTDASSVTMNINMNLPDEKFTGSEVDFYDPITGSFKRLSFEPGTAMIHRGNIAHASQPIRSGERSNMVLWLYGDRMQTPIAYNQADPVSARQRWSTPTAPRDRSAPF
- the rsxA gene encoding electron transport complex subunit RsxA, with the protein product MTEYLLLLISTVLVNNFVLVKFLGLCPFMGVSSKVETAIGMALATTFVLTLASMSSYLVEQYILLPLDIVYLRTMSFILVIAVVVQFTEMFVQKASPALHRVLGIYLPLITSNCAVLGVALLNINEQHDLFESIIYGFGAAAGFSLVLILFSAMRERLVVADIPLPFKGAAIAMITAGLMSLAFVGFTGLIK
- the rsxB gene encoding electron transport complex subunit RsxB, producing MLEALIAITLLALVFGGILGYAAIKYKVEGNPIADQVEALLPQTQCGQCGHPGCRPYAEAIANGEAINKCPPGGEETVVKLAELLGVEAIPLDESAFKEDDRKKVAYIVEDACIGCTKCIQACPVDAIMGANKHMHTVITKECTGCELCVAPCPTDCIEMRPIPTTTKNWDWKLNQIDVAIIEEQK
- the nrdD gene encoding anaerobic ribonucleoside-triphosphate reductase, which encodes MKTVVIKRDGSRVPYDAKRIVDAVLKAAEALGVKDNLVALQITQKVTEQFLNLPEVDINDIQSSVENYLMESDNKTLARAYIEYRHDRDVAREKRSVLNAEIRGLVEQSNAALLNENANKDSKVIPTQRDLLAGIVAKHYAKTHLLPRDVVKAHETGEIHFHDLDYAPFFPMFNCMLIDLEGMLTGGFKMGNAEIETPKSISTATAVTAQIIAQVASHIYGGTTINRIDEILSPYVTKSHEKHLATANKWQIADAEAYAKAQTEKECHDAFQSLEYEVNTLHTANGQTPFVTFGFGLGSCWASRLIQRSILDNRIAGLGKNAKTAVFPKLVFAIKDGLNHKKTDPSYDIKQLALECASKRMYPDILNYDKVVEVTGSFKTPMGCRSFLGHYQEEGKDIHDGRNNLGVVSLNLPRIAIEAKGDEQRFFELLDQRLSVAKHGLDSRISRLKGVKAKVAPILYMEGACGVRLNAEDDVSKIFENGRASISLGYIGLHETVNALYENSDHVYDSKQLQQKAIGIVTALKQATLRWEKESGYAFSLYSTPSENLCDRFCRLDAKKFGVIEGVTDKGYYTNSFHLDVEKKVNPFDKIDFEQPYPSVTSGGFICYGEYPNMQHNTEALEDVWDYSYSRVPYYGTNTPIDECYECDFTGEFNCTSKGFECPSCGNTESSKVSVTRRVCGYLGSPDARPFNYGKQEEVKRRVKHL
- a CDS encoding electron transport complex subunit E; the encoded protein is MSEYKQLAWQGLWKNNPGLVQLLGLCPLLAVTSTVTNALGLGVATMLVLIASNTTVSLIRKWVAKEIRIPVFVMVIASFVTCIQLLMNAYTYGLYQNLGIFIPLIVTNCIIIGRAEAFAARNSVKPAAFDGLMMGLGFGLVLVAVGAIRELLGNGSLFYGIELLLGEWSSFLYVQIVDFNEHFLVAILPPGAFLVMGFIIALKNVIDNKAKAKQASAEPLSDSTQSA